The DNA sequence CATAGATGACTGAATTCGGTGgctgagtgttgagccatgagATGGAGCTTTGGTCTTCTACTAAGAAGCTACTTGAAGAATAGGCTAAGTTGTATTTGTGAAATGGGCCGATTGGGAACATTGGAATCGAGAGCTGGTTAGCTATTGAGTCTAGCGCAGACTGTTCAAGCTCTTCAAATGTGTTCCAAATGATCCCTGAGGAGGCCTTAGTCTCACTCACCACTCTACTTATTAGTTCATAGAATTTTTCTGGGTATTGCGTTTCTATCACCGGTAGGTCTTTAACTTTAAGAGGTGGAAATTCTACCACTGGCTCCTCTAGTCGGGAATCTAATATAAGTACACCAAGATCAAACCACAGTTGTCATGCATCACATAAAATGAAGATAAACAGTAAGCAAAGTCATTTTCTCTTATATACgaataatttgaaaatataacTAACATGGTTTCTTTTAGAATTGcaagaaacaaaaacaaaatacattGTCAATTTGGAAAATGAACATGCGTTTGCTAAATTAGCTCTCTCTTTGGAAAATAAGCATGTTTGGTAGTCTGGTATTGCTGATTATTATTCTTCATTTTAAATAGGTAGTAGTAGATAGTGAACCTTGTATATAGAGATAATCTTCTCAAGTTCAAGGTAAGATCAACCTAAAAACTCAAATCCTTAAGCCATTAAAATTTAGggtaattagaatttttgtctcccgaactttgacgtgtaccaaattatgcccctgaacttttaaggtcctTAAAAATGGTtcctgaattattgagattgttggctttaaggacttttatacaattttacccaaaaaagtctaacatggatgaaattTCAGGGtatatgatttagtacatatcaaagttcaagGACATGTTTTGGTAGGTATTAAAATCTAGGAagtatggtttagtacataaacaatcactgaaatagtaaaattgaatgaaattagacaaaagtccttaaatctaacaatctcaatagttcaggaagaATTTTTTATAGCCATAAAAGTTCATGggacatgatttaatacatgtgAAAATTTAGGGGGCAAAAATCTAACATTTAAGTTATACCATATTATATGGGTTGCATTTGATATTCGTATCCCCACTAAATCTAGTCCTCATACCAAACATCCGTAAAACAAAAGGGACCTTGTGAGATGACCTATTTGAAACAAAAATTTGTAATGAAATTTAGAACTGTgacaaagaaagaaaactttTATTCCTCTAGATTactctatatataattaataccaaaaaaatttgctatcctaattatttaatttacaacaacagcaacaacaaaacTTGTAAAAAAAGTGTAGTAGATGAAGCACCTTGTACTGGGAGATAACCCTTTTGAAGCAAAAGTGGAAACGCAGGAAAAACGTTGAAAGAAGTGGCACTTGTTGTTCTTAGAACGAGCCTGGGCAGCTTAAGGCTGTCAGCCACAGCTCGAGTGAAGTGGAACATGGCATCAGAGATTAAGCAAGCAACGGGCTCATCATCATCCAAAGCATTGGAGGTCAAACACTCCCTAAAGGGTTCAACAGTGGTGATGTTGAGATGGGTAATAATAGAAATGACATCTTTGGTGCCACTTCCGGTGGTGGGCTTGAGCATGTGGTCTGGTAATCCATGGGGGATGGAGTGGAAAGTGAAGTGAGGATGATTAGAGGGGTTGGGGGAGTTGAAGTTGATGTGGATGATTGTGATAGAGAATCCTTTGGAGTGCAAAATAGTGGCCAATTCAAGCATTGGGTTTATATGCCCTTGTGCTGGTAGAGGGAAGAGTACCAATCTCagcctttttctttctttttgttgttgttgttccaTTATTTCCTTACACAAAACACAACCTTTCTTTCTGCGATGTTTTACCCAGATTGTACTTTATTCCTTCTCTTCTCCTTTATGGTCATAAAggggatatttaattatttatttttattgggaATTTCATATAAAATTAACACGCTCCAATTTGATGACAGATGGGATGAATACAATGGTTGAACATGAAGTCAGACCCTATCTATATGAGTATTGCTATTGAGTACACTAATGCCTAGTAGTTCTACACATGGCGCATTGAGATTCAAGCGATATTCTctcaaaattattacattaaactatagagaaatgctaaagggtatcagtggtgcctagcaccctcctatgtgtcaatatcgttataggtccaactaagtatcgagtctcatttaatttaatataatagtttttagggagtatcgctagccaatcacaACGCGACATGTggagaaggtgctaggcaccactagtgCCTAATAGCTATGCTCTAGACTATATGAGACATGACACTTAATTAgaccaataacaatattaacacaTAAGGGGTtctaggcaccactggtactttttaatatttctctatcatatatatataaaaaaaaaaatactaaaagataCTACTATGGTGCCTAACACTCTCCTCAGTATTATACTTTTATTAGTATAAATAAGTATCAGGCCTTATATAACctaataaaatagtttttttttaaaagaataccACTAATTAATTATAGGACATAACTTATAAAAAGCATTGGGCACTGGTGTACCCAATAACAAAGCTCATAACAAGAAAAAGAATTGTTGTGGGTAAGGAGTAACATCCTATGTCCTATTAGGTGTCATGCAAGTTACAAGTTTTCACAACTTttctttttgttattattttgttacaaataaataaataatatgaacCATACATAATGTCTAGTAAAGTATGGATTAATATATTAGGATATTTTTACCGTGCACTCTCTTAAAAATGATTCACTAATGTATCTACAATAGATGATTTATACAAAAGGGCAGAGAAGTACATCCATGTAGAGGAGACTAACAAAGTCTTGGGAACATATACAAG is a window from the Cannabis sativa cultivar Pink pepper isolate KNU-18-1 chromosome 1, ASM2916894v1, whole genome shotgun sequence genome containing:
- the LOC115706759 gene encoding UDP-glycosyltransferase 76F1, translated to MEQQQQKERKRLRLVLFPLPAQGHINPMLELATILHSKGFSITIIHINFNSPNPSNHPHFTFHSIPHGLPDHMLKPTTGSGTKDVISIITHLNITTVEPFRECLTSNALDDDEPVACLISDAMFHFTRAVADSLKLPRLVLRTTSATSFNVFPAFPLLLQKGYLPVQDSRLEEPVVEFPPLKVKDLPVIETQYPEKFYELISRVVSETKASSGIIWNTFEELEQSALDSIANQLSIPMFPIGPFHKYNLAYSSSSFLVEDQSSISWLNTQPPNSVIYVSFGSVAVLSETEFLEIAWGLANSNLPFLWVVRPRSIHGSEWLELLPNGFLESLRGRGHIVKWAPQQQVLAHLAVGAFWTHSGWNSTMESICEGVPMICKPSFIDQNVNSRYVSHVWKVGVKLENGILERGDIERMITKLMREKEGEEIRCRVSKLKDMAISCLKHGGTSYKYLDSLVNHIHSLAHLNPL